The genomic interval atcataTATGGGGGATTTTGCAATACACTTGCGGACAGATCTATGCCCCAGGTATTTTCCAGTCTAACATTCAACATAGGAGAGGCAATAGGAAAGTGAGATGAAGGCAGCTCTGATGCGAGGAAGAGTATATACTTATTTTGGTTATGAAAATAATCCGCTTTTGCAAACTTTTCCATCACAGGTGTGTTGAAAACTATACAGGAGCTCGGTGTGGGGAAATTTTGCTTCCCAGCATCAAGAGTCACGCAAGAGGTGAACTGTTTGCAGCTGTTTTGGCTTCGGTGGTCGTTCTGAGTGTCTTGGTAGCGGGAGCCTTCTTCTTTCTTTGCAGGTAAAAGACCAGTGCCTAGCCATTCACATACTGAAGTGTCTTTCTAACTCCTATTCTAATTGCTGGAATTTACACTTCTCTATAAAATCATAAAGTATAGGTAATGTATGCACATTTCGTCCGTTTTAACAAAAGGGTATCAACAATATGCTTTTagttgttttaatggttttgtgtCCCATTTTCATATCTTTCAACAGACTCAGAGTGCACCAAAGGTACAACTTAACCTTCCTACTGCCACACTTAAAATATTACTATAGAACAACATTCTGCACTTTCATCAACATCCATTTATATAATTCTGGAACCATCTAATATTAAAGTTCAAGGCAGTATATGCATAAAAGCAGCCTCAACTGTTGTGCCAAGTTGTAAAATACAGTTGTAAAACTCAAGCAGCTCTTACCCTTGACAGAAGTTTTCTGAAACGCTTCCAAGACAGTTTCAGAATATCCTATTCCGTTGCCTGGAGAAAGGTTACTGCATAAAATTGATAGCTACTAAAAAGACTGTTAGGAGTAGCAATTTGAGTCATCGATTCCTACTCATATCCAGGAGCCAGATACAGACTTGCTAGTCTGCTATTTGATAGAGCTGCATTCTTGGTCTCCTGTATCAACTAAAATCGTTTCATGGCTCCCATTTTTTTTGTTTAGAGAAAATGATCAAAGATGCTTTTTAAAGGGTTGAGTCTTATGATCACACTGTGATGgctgcattctttttttaaaacccagctTGCATTGTGCAGATGGCAACAATGATAAATGCAGTGATTTGGACTCCTGATTTGGTAATTCAGATGACCTTCTATACAAGGTGCACAGTGTATAATTGTCTGCAAAAGACTGTTAGCAACTCTCAGTAAACCAACACGTACCTCTGTTGCAGATGAATGAGTGATTTAAAGCATTTTCGTTAATGAAAGGTCACCAGTTTCACTGGGCTGTGGGTCATTTGAAGCATCAAGGTCTACCTGATGGGATTGTACCATGGACCCTCCACGTTTGCTGGGGTTGGGGGCACAGGatccccgtgaaaatggaaaaactgcaaataaaaaaactttaataaaaatgaatactTTTCTGGGAatgtccagcacaactctatggtcaacatctgtcagaggcTGGACATGGAATTGTGCtgaagggcctacaaatgcctagaataGTATCTCTCTTGCACaactccagcacaactctatggtcaacatccaccagaggcTGAGCAtaggcactggaggacctacaattgCCTAAagtagtgttctctctagggatctgtaggtcctccagcacaacctatggcagatgttgaccagagagttgcactagaggacctataAAGAATATATTAATGAAAGACACgaacaatcaaatccgcaaaagtcaaagccacaaatgtggagggctgacttcCAAATGTGCTAAATACATCCTGTGATTTCACTTCTCTCAAATCCTCATTGTTACATAtccctcttctttttcatttcattatCCTTTCCTGCCAGGAAGGGCCAGGTTTCGCGGACCAGTTCAATAGAGCGTGGGGACAATCTGATTGAAGGAGACAACAGCAGTCGTCCCAACAGTGAGTACTTTTTTGAAACGTACTGATGGGATGGTTTTAAAGGATCTGGATAAAAACAGACCGTTGATAAAAATGTTCTCTTCTTTACAGAGATCACGGAATAAAGGAATTCAAGCTGGAGACGGTGAAACAAAAGCGCCAATTATTAATCAGCAACAGCCAAAGCAGCCATAGAAAAGCTGAAATCATGTTGTGGAATATGGTACGAAGACAGAACAGAGAAAATATCCAAGACAAATAGGTGTTGGGCTGATGAGTGGGAAAGCATCTATCCAACCAAATAGTTATATTTAAGGGGATTTTGACTGCTTCAAAGAGTGAAGAGAAATTGTGCACAAATGGCTTATTAGTGAATTTTCTCAGAGCCTTTCCTAAGTTGTTTTTCATGCTATTTACCATTTAGTTATTTCCGGAGGAAGTTGTTGCTTTTTGAATGCACTTGCAGTTGATATAACAGGATTCTTGAAAAGACCCAATGGCACCACAGAGAAGGAATGCCTGTTCAATAATCTGAATTTGTGCCTGGTTCCTTTATTTGTTAAACACAACATGAAAATCAGTGAGCCGTAAATTATGAAAGGAACATATTTAGGCAGAGTCATTACACTGTCTTTGATATGCATCCCTAATATCTGGCAAAGACCCTTTCTTGgttcagttctctctctctctcctgacaaCACTTGTAAAGAAACTTGGAGAGTGGAACATTTAAGAAAGTGAAGAGCAGGGGCAACCCTAGTCCCCTTGGCTCACATTTAATACAAAATGTTTGCCATCTGCTTCCACTGCATTTAGACAAACGGGGGACTTTTCATTGCATCCACACCCAGGTTTGCCATGCACAGATCTGATTCTTCCATTCAAGTCCTGATacgattttttttctcccaatataagcgGTTTTGGAAACACTGTTATAAAGCTCAATGGAGAGAGTTGAATCTTTGTGTAATACAAAAAAAGGATAGGAAGATTTCAGAACCTGTAGCCACTGATACAAATGCATGcaattttattcctgatgttcatATTCCAGCCAAGATATTGTCTTTACATTTTGGGGGTGTTTATGGCTATACTCAGAGCAACTCAACATATGAATGCCCACTTTCTAATTTAGATTCAAACCCAGCCCTGCCAGTAGTTTCAGACCTAGAATGCGGACAATTCATTGACACTCTTACTTTAAGGAAAGCTCCTGAAGAGGACCTCAACAACATTTGTGTTGTTGACCATCCAATCAAACTTTTGCATATAATCTCCAAGCTGTATATCTGTCATCTTTTAAATAAACTGGAAAACTGGCCAGAGTCAACAAGACCTTCTCCTTCAAAGCACAGGGGTTTTCATAGGGGCCACAGTACTATAGATCACTCTATTACACTGAAGTCACTGATACTGAATTATATCATTTGTTACAGAAAACATCTTTATGTTGCATTTAATGACTATACATCAGCTTTTGGTTGGGAGATGCTTGAGAGGACAGACACTGGAAGAAGGCTTCTCAGGTTACTTGTTGAATTACATTCAGATTTTAAAGTTATACTGAGCGTTGGATGGCAGAGGTCTCTGACTGACCCTGTTTTCCTAAAGAGAGATGTTCAAGAGAATTGTCTGCTGGCTCCTTGTTTATTTAATATCTATGTTAATAGAATTATTCAGGCCAAGGACTCACAgaattttttctcttctttgcttAAGAAGTTTAAAGTCCCAGTTTGGTTGTATGCTGACAACATGGCTCTTGTTTCTTACTCTGAGATCAGGCTTAGAAGAACGATGGTTAGATTGGCTGACTACAATGAAAAGAAGCTGAGGattaattacaataaaacaaaaattgttGTCTTCAGCTGTAGTGGAACCAAACACGGGTGGAGAATCCATGTCCTGCAAACAGAGCAATGccctcttttaaaatgtatagctGCTGCATTTCAGGAGTTTTTGCCCTGGAAGACATACATCAGTCCATTTCTAATTCCCGTTTGTTGGACGCTGGGGGTTAACTTACTTTTTTTAGTCTCTAAACGTGGTCAGTTCATAGCTCCTGCACTTAAAATACTCCGTGGTAAAGTAGTTATACAGCTCTTATGTGACACTGAAATGAAGAGGTTGAAAGAGAAGATGCTCACACAGCTGGAAATAATCCAGGATAGTTGTTTAAAGAAAATTCTTGATCTCCTACAAAGCACATTTGCCAGACTCTTAAAAATAGAGGCAGGGCTGCCCTTACTTACTGTAAACATTCAtcttatattattaaaatattttaagaagtcTTCAGACAAATTGGAGAGAGAATTGTATCTGCTCACCTGGTTAGACATCTCGCTAAACTATGGTTTTGGGATTAGCATCGGTATCTGGATCACTTTTATTAGCGTTGTTACTATTACTAGATATTTGGGGGTTTATATTTATGTTGGTTTTATATATTTGTACTCATTTTCCTATTAGATGTACcaatgcttttgttttgtttttctgttttatgaTCCGTGGTTACAACAATAAATGTACTTACTTGCCATGCACTTCAGTAGATTTTAATCATGTTCACACATTGGGTTCTCTGGTtgatataaaaaagagagaatgggAATGGTTGAGCAATATATCTGTCATAGTGACATGCAGATAGATGTGTTTGCAAAGGGATGCGGCAAACAGCAATAAATATTTTGGATCAGACATGAAGATATAAGTGGGCTAGAAAATGGGAACAGAAAAATCTGATCTTCAAGAAGGATGTACTAGGTCTTCTGAACATAGAGCTGTCAGGGAAGCGAGAGGAGTCAACAGATGTAACTGAAAAGAAGCTTAAACTCTTATATTAGTAGACAGCATAAGGAATAACCTGTGTGTTAATGGATTGCTCTTCTCTGCCATCCAGAGAATGACAAATTCTTCGCCACAATAATTTGGAGGGTGATGCTTATAAGTCAGTATTAAAGGACAATATCATCCATATCTCTGATAGAATCAACTGGAGGGAGGAGAACACAAAACAGAAGTTAGCTTTGCTTAGATGTAATTTCAGTTATTTTTTGTGATTGGCAACTGAGAATTGTAGGGAGAAAAACATACCAGCATTTGCATCAGAGCTTCTCAATGTGGAGGACTGTCATTTATTGTTTTCCATAGTGCAGGAACCAGGGACTAAACTGGGTACAGTTATTTCATTTCTGGGCTGCCAGGGACTGACAGCTCCTGGCTCCTGGACTTGCACtagtccagggaccaccattttgagtcaTACTGACTTATAAGATGCACTGTCACATCATTTTGGAAAAGGACAGCCCTGCATTTTCCTTCCATGGTAAACAAAAATGTGATGTGTGAAGAGTAAAGGTTACCAAAGATCATGATGTAAGCTTGGGACATCAGTGGCTATCTGTGTAAGGGAGGTGAGGGACAATGTCTCCAGGTACATTGCAGCTCTTGAAATGATGCCATGCTACTTCCAGTTTCAAGATTCAAGAATAGCTGCATTTCATGAGTTTCCCCCCAGATTTAGGTGCCTGTGGATGGGTTTTGAGGAATCAGCTGGAAAAATGCTAAAATAGGgatgggtgggtaggtgggtctGGGTGCTCTAGTAGTCTATGGAGTCTTGGGAGGACATATTTCCCCTGACCTTGTCTTAGGTGGAGGTAAAAATTAAGCCTGGTGTACAAAAGCAAAATGCAGAAAGCACATCTATCAGATGACTTGGAAAATTTAATTCTGCACATTTTCAACAGTAACTTTTTGTGCTGTTATGTACTTTAGATTTGTTTGGATGTATCTGTTTATGTGGACATTTACGTTGTGTTATTTAAGTGTGTTAGTCATCTTGAACATAAAAATGGTGAAAAGGCAAGAAGCTCTCTCTTGCGCACAcgcacatcaatttaaaaaacccatctTCTAGTTAAAGAAATTTCTTAGATAATTTTCCAGGAATCCATAACACTATTTCCAGATACTGTGAAAGAAGACAATATTGCTAATATTTTACAGGACAAAATATATAAGCATAGCTGTGCGTTGATCTTGCAGTTGTCAAACACAGAATGTCAGGGGTATGTGAAGCTGCCAAGAGATGGATTAGAATTGGCTTTATCTTCAGTAAGTAAAACAGTCCAAGTACGGTTGAATCACATCGGGACACCATTCGATAATACTGAGAAAGTACTGTGTTCCATCAATTCATTTTTAGCAAAGGCACAACCAACAATATACAGGCCTATTTTAAAAGgcatggaaaataaaaaaggccCTTGATTGTCCTGAATAGATCTTCATGGAGGAGAGGTGtagtaaacaaaataataaaagagacTTTTTCATATGCTAAAACTTGCAGAATCTTCTTAATATAACATAGGGGCATGTTACATTATTCCCTTATTTTGTGTGAACTAGTTGGAAGGCTTTAGGCAATGCCTTTTACTCGTCAAAACCAAGGCCAGTcaacataaatattttatttgtgaatGAAGTTTACTATCTGTTCTTTGAAGACCTAGTTAGGGGCAAAACACACAGGCAGGGATCCCCATAGTATCCTGGCCACAGATATGGCCTGTTTGCAGCCCCAGAACTCACCTGGACTTGTGTAGCTACAGGCAGGTATTTAGATGACTTtctgccactgtgccaccattgcCACTGCTACCTTGTCCGCTGCCCCACCGCAGCCCATAAGagcagaaatggggcacctggcttcACCCAGATGGCCAGGTGCCCTTTTCTGACATCACAGGTTGAGATGGGGACCTTCACAGAGAACAGTGGCAGCAGGTAAGGAGGTCTGAAGCCATCCAGTCTACTGTCTGTCACAGGGATTTTCTGGGAAACTTTGCTGCAaacagctgggttttttttaagaccAGGATAAGGGCTGGTTGAGCCGGTGTGGCCAGTGTCAGGCTAGATCTGCTGGAATGGCTCCAGTCTGCCTGACCCCAGCCCTGGGCTGTTGGCCTGTGTCACCTAAATAAGACAAACTAGGCCGGGAAAAACATGGGCCTTGAGAGCCTCTACATGTCTCTCAAACAAGCATTCAGaatttaaaaccagtttgaaatgttaCTTGCTGAAATGCTCAGATTAGAAATACAATGGTTTCAAGTCGGCCAAACATAAACCAGAAGTTATCTGCTTCTCTTCCTATTGCATGAAGCTAACatgcaattttcttttttaaacaccaATTTGGAGAAAGTGATGTATTATAACTCCAACTGaataggggaaggaaggaaggaaggaaggaaggaaggaaggaaggaaggaaggaaggaaggaatccaaCCCTGCTAGATCAAAGTTGCTTCTTTACtgattatattttgtatttgtattgtattattttactgatgtaatcccggctcgatccatgggagaggtgggaaatataaataaaaattattattattattattattattattattattattattattattaaagatagtTGTCTTCTGTTGTTCCACCTGTAGGACTAATTACTGTACTGTtttgttccaaaaaaaaaaaaagaactggctAGTTGAAAAGGTTACTACTGGTTGATGAAAGTGCTTTTCACTCCTGTTATATTTTTGTTAAGCTTCATAATCCACATTAGTTTCAATACAGTACACTATTTTCACTGGGTGGATTGGCTTGGGATTCCTTCCtaacacttttaaaatgtaagaattGCCTATTGCTCATCTAATAAGACAATGCAGATAGCCTTCTCAGAGTAGTGTTCCTGCTGCAGTAGAATTTCATCTTGCCCAGCCTTCAAATAGTATTGCATTACTGTAAAAATGACATTTCTTCATAGTTGATTTTTCTAATGTCATAATAAGAAGCATGTGGAATGCAACTGTACATTATGGCAATACCAATGTAAGAATTGCCCATTGCTCTTCCCAAGTTACCCCTTTAATTTTAGATATAAGTGTTATATTAAAAATGCTTACATGTGTTTTCATTCATTCCACTACTAAAGGGTGACAGAGGCAGCCTTTCAAGAGGGTCTGGAAAACTGGAATTGTATAGAATGTGGCTACCATTGTTGATATATCAGGGACACCTGAAGGAGACACCAATTCACAAGTACAGATTGTTTGTGCATTTCTGGACCATTTGTTTGTGCATTTCTGGACCATTTCAAAATCTCTCAGCCCATTGAAACTTgctattctatttttaactgaccATTGTGTTTTTATATAACATTTACTGCTCATAACTGTTATGATCTTGATTGTGAACtgttttacacatacacacacaaaatttgtGCCCTCCTGTTTAATAATTTCacccatttatatatttttcatttacatCTTCCtcattttttcttaaataaaGAAGGGTGCATTCTCTTCCTAGTGAGATTATGGGAGTTTTTCTAAGTAGCAGAAAATGATAAAAGAAAACCCTTGGATTTCTCCTTGAATTCTGCAGTTAAGTAGGTTTCCTTCACTGACTCAAATAGTTCAAGACCGATGCTTCAGCAAAGGTTTCAAAACTCATTCCGTAAAACAAAATGGACTATCTTTGTATAGTAATAATCCAGCAAATTAAAATCAAGACCAAGTCTCCAAACTTAAACAAATCCAAGTACAGAATCCAAGCCTCTGCATACATGTATCAAGAAACTGTACTGCAGATACACCAGTCTAACAAAGGAAAACACCAACATTTTATTCAGTGGTTCCAAAGTCTGTATTAagaaataaaacagcattttgatAATGAAGAAATAATCAGAATCGCTTACAATTTCAGCAGCCAGTTGaaattctcctccttctcctagaTCCCCAAACTCTACCTCTCACTCCTGGGCAGTGTGCTTTTTGGGAACAGGAATAACACATCTTGCAATGTGATAAAAGTCAAACTTTAACTGTCTTATTATTAAGACGCACCAATACAAGGACAGAACAATATGTCAAATGATAAATTATCTTCACTTGTTTCACTACCAAGCAAAAAACTGAATACCAGATTAATTTCTTACATCCACATTATTCTTCTCCCATTTCTCTATGCCAATACAAGCTGTGGATTGTGAAAATGTTACTGATGGCCTGTCTTGAAAGAAAAACTATCAGTTAAGTTACATTCACTCAGCATTCTTTGTgccctccagctgctgcactcaGCATTCTCCTTGCTGTCTCCAGACACTTCTATTTCCTACAGGTGACCTTAAAACAGTAGTTGTCAAAGGAGTAAGAAGTCAGGTCCAATGCCAATTCAACAGGACCTACCTCCAAGTAAAGTGTGTTTACGGGTGAAGTATACAGCATCCCCCCTTTATATAGAAACAGGTAAGCATGAGAGGGCTGATGCTCACCTTTCTCTGCCATAACTACAAATTTAGCCTGGCCACGCTTGGAGATAGTTGGACTGTTGCCTTAGACCAAACTCGTGACCCTGTGCCCGACCATATAAGGGATAGTTTAGGATCAGATAAATctccaaggaatactcagattaTGAGGGCAGAAGAAACAAAAAGCAGCCAGAAAACTCCTATAATTTGCAACATAATCCAGTTTAGCAAATCACACTTTCCAGTACACAGTGTGTTAGTAAGCTAAGGCCTAAAG from Sceloporus undulatus isolate JIND9_A2432 ecotype Alabama chromosome 6, SceUnd_v1.1, whole genome shotgun sequence carries:
- the NRG4 gene encoding pro-neuregulin-4, membrane-bound isoform isoform X1 — encoded protein: MLERTDTGRRLLRLLVELHSDFKVILSVGWQRSLTDPVFLKRDVQENCLLAPCLFNIYVNRIIQAKDSQNFFSSLLKKFKVPVWLYADNMALVSYSEIRLRRTMVRLADYNEKKLRINYNKTKIVVFSCSGTKHGWRIHVLQTEQCPLLKCIAAAFQEFLPWKTYISPFLIPVCWTLGVNLLFLVSKRGQFIAPALKILRGKVVIQLLCDTEMKRLKEKMLTQLEIIQDSCLKKILDLLQSTFARLLKIEAGLPLLTVNIHLILLKYFKKSSDKLERELYLLTWLDISLNYGFGISIGIWITFISVVTITRYLGVYIYVGFIYLYSFSY
- the NRG4 gene encoding pro-neuregulin-4, membrane-bound isoform isoform X2 produces the protein MRTDHEELCGSSYGSFCLNGGICYMIPTISSPFCRCVENYTGARCGEILLPSIKSHARGELFAAVLASVVVLSVLVAGAFFFLCRKGQVSRTSSIERGDNLIEGDNSSRPNKITE